In the Flavobacterium sp. J372 genome, one interval contains:
- a CDS encoding MBL fold metallo-hydrolase produces MTEDMHQSKDSHIIPMTSVSAGKGREVANDIFYFTDQIVNVIFYGAPGTDNWVLVDAGMPGSGNNILEAAAKRFSRTTPPKAIVLTHGHFDHVGAIIKLLKAWGNIPVYAHVEEFPFLTGELAYPEPDPTVEGGMLAKISSIYPNEPIDISAVIQRLPDDGMVPEMPGWKWLHTPGHSPGHISLYRETDGLLIAGDAFVTVEQDSFYKVLVQKKKYTARRHILQQIGQKLKSLCGS; encoded by the coding sequence ATGACAGAAGATATGCACCAAAGCAAAGACAGTCACATAATCCCGATGACATCAGTATCGGCAGGCAAAGGCCGTGAAGTGGCTAATGATATTTTTTATTTTACCGACCAGATTGTAAATGTAATTTTTTACGGCGCTCCGGGTACAGATAATTGGGTTCTTGTTGATGCCGGTATGCCGGGCTCAGGCAATAATATTCTTGAGGCTGCGGCAAAACGCTTCAGCAGGACAACACCGCCCAAGGCAATAGTACTTACGCACGGGCATTTCGACCATGTTGGGGCAATTATAAAGCTATTGAAAGCATGGGGCAATATCCCGGTTTATGCTCATGTTGAAGAATTTCCATTCCTTACGGGTGAATTGGCTTATCCCGAACCCGACCCCACTGTTGAAGGTGGAATGCTTGCTAAAATATCGTCTATATACCCAAATGAGCCGATAGATATTTCAGCTGTGATACAAAGGCTGCCGGATGACGGAATGGTTCCTGAAATGCCGGGCTGGAAATGGCTGCATACTCCCGGACACTCACCGGGGCATATATCGCTATACCGTGAAACTGACGGGCTGCTGATAGCCGGCGATGCATTTGTAACAGTGGAGCAGGATTCATTCTATAAAGTTCTGGTACAGAAAAAGAAGTACACGGCCCGCCGCCATATCTTACAACAGATTGGGCAGAAGCTAAAGAGTCTGTGCGGAAGCTAA
- a CDS encoding diphosphomevalonate/mevalonate 3,5-bisphosphate decarboxylase family protein — translation MNEKDFIPLPYTKTLENGCFTWSAPSNIALVKYWGKTGIQIPANPSISFTLDACKTITTLAFEKKENSGKYSFDFLFEGQPKESFHPKIEKFFDVIQQYVPFIKNYHFTIDSRNTFPHSSGIASSASGMAALAMCLMSLERELNPEMTHVHFYRKASFLARLGSGSACRSVKGEMVVWGEHDEITGSSDLFGVEFDGEVAHIFKNYQDTILLVDKGEKQVSSTVGHGLMNGHPFAQQRFTQAHANLSKLKKALAEGDINAFIEVVESEALTLHAMMMTSLPYFILMKPNTLEIINKIWQYRQKTGVPVCFTLDAGANVHVLYPQQYASEVLEFIKAELLVYCQNNQYICDQIGKGAENL, via the coding sequence ATGAACGAAAAGGATTTTATTCCGTTACCATACACAAAAACACTTGAAAATGGCTGCTTCACCTGGAGCGCACCCAGCAACATTGCCCTTGTAAAATACTGGGGTAAAACCGGCATCCAGATTCCGGCAAATCCGTCAATAAGTTTTACGCTCGATGCATGTAAAACCATTACAACGCTGGCATTTGAAAAGAAAGAAAACAGCGGTAAATATTCATTCGATTTTCTGTTTGAAGGGCAGCCGAAAGAAAGCTTTCATCCGAAGATTGAAAAATTCTTTGATGTAATACAGCAATACGTACCGTTCATTAAAAACTATCATTTTACTATTGACAGCCGCAATACATTTCCGCACAGTTCCGGCATCGCATCGTCAGCTTCGGGTATGGCAGCTTTGGCTATGTGTCTTATGAGCCTTGAGCGTGAGCTTAATCCTGAAATGACCCATGTACATTTTTACCGAAAAGCATCATTCCTTGCCAGGCTGGGGTCGGGCAGCGCCTGCCGCAGTGTGAAGGGGGAGATGGTAGTATGGGGAGAGCATGATGAAATTACAGGAAGTTCTGATTTGTTTGGGGTAGAGTTTGATGGTGAGGTAGCACACATATTTAAAAATTATCAGGATACGATATTGCTGGTTGACAAAGGTGAAAAACAGGTGAGCAGCACAGTTGGCCACGGCCTTATGAATGGCCACCCGTTTGCGCAGCAGCGTTTTACGCAGGCACATGCCAATCTTTCAAAATTAAAAAAAGCATTAGCTGAAGGAGATATAAATGCTTTCATTGAAGTAGTGGAAAGCGAGGCACTAACGCTGCATGCCATGATGATGACCTCGTTACCGTATTTCATCCTGATGAAACCGAATACGCTCGAGATTATAAATAAGATATGGCAATACAGGCAGAAAACCGGCGTGCCGGTATGCTTTACACTCGACGCCGGGGCAAATGTGCATGTGCTTTATCCACAGCAATATGCTTCGGAAGTTTTGGAATTTATTAAGGCTGAACTACTTGTGTATTGCCAAAACAACCAGTACATTTGTGACCAAATTGGCAAGGGCGCTGAAAATTTGTAA
- a CDS encoding geranylgeranylglycerol-phosphate geranylgeranyltransferase: protein MSSRKARLTWLKILSLFSVVRGYNIPIIILAQYLSAIFILNPKARALDVILDLNLFLIVLASSLSIASGYIINNFYDAKKDLINRPNKSMLDRLVSQETKLHVYFALNILAVLLAFIVSWRAAVFFSAYIFLIWFYSHKLKKYPVIGNLTAALLAVLPFFGILMYFKNFYEVIFAHATFLYLLILTRELIKDLETITGDLANNYRTIPVMFGERMSKRIITLLTFTTLLPVILLISVYDVGYMDIYFYAGMMVIIYFLIKLWQAETQLQYTHLHNILKLLIVTGVFCIVLIDPQVLVNGRNLLAQI from the coding sequence ATGTCATCCAGGAAGGCCAGGCTTACATGGTTAAAAATCCTCAGCCTGTTTTCGGTGGTGCGAGGCTATAATATCCCGATTATAATTTTAGCGCAGTACCTTTCGGCTATTTTTATCCTGAATCCTAAAGCACGTGCGCTTGATGTTATCCTCGACCTTAACCTGTTTTTAATTGTATTAGCATCATCGCTATCTATCGCTTCAGGATATATAATCAATAATTTTTACGATGCAAAGAAAGACCTGATTAACCGCCCAAACAAGTCTATGCTCGACCGTTTGGTAAGTCAGGAAACGAAACTACACGTTTACTTCGCACTAAACATACTTGCGGTGCTTTTGGCGTTCATCGTGTCCTGGAGGGCTGCTGTGTTCTTCTCGGCTTATATTTTTTTGATATGGTTTTACTCACACAAGCTAAAGAAGTACCCTGTAATAGGTAACCTTACTGCGGCATTGCTTGCGGTACTGCCCTTTTTCGGTATTCTAATGTATTTCAAAAATTTTTACGAGGTAATATTTGCGCACGCTACATTCCTATACCTGCTTATCCTCACCCGGGAACTCATCAAAGACCTTGAAACCATTACGGGAGACCTTGCCAATAACTACCGTACTATCCCGGTTATGTTTGGCGAGCGGATGAGCAAGCGCATCATCACACTACTTACGTTTACTACCTTACTACCTGTGATACTTCTTATCAGCGTGTATGATGTAGGTTATATGGATATCTACTTTTACGCAGGTATGATGGTTATCATCTATTTCCTGATAAAGCTATGGCAGGCGGAAACACAGCTGCAATACACTCATCTGCACAACATACTAAAGCTCCTCATTGTAACCGGGGTGTTCTGTATTGTGCTTATAGATCCGCAGGTTTTGGTTAATGGAAGGAATTTGCTTGCGCAGATTTAG
- a CDS encoding nuclear transport factor 2 family protein, whose product MDNEQIAMRWFDAFNAQALERLLDLYADDAEHFSPKLKIHRPETEGLVKGKDALRSWWQDAFDRLPTLHYKVKTLTANNYRVFMEYTRTVDGEPDMQVAEVLEIKDEKIVFSRVYHG is encoded by the coding sequence ATGGACAACGAACAAATAGCCATGCGTTGGTTTGATGCTTTTAATGCACAGGCGCTTGAAAGGCTTCTGGATTTATATGCTGATGATGCGGAACATTTCAGCCCCAAGTTGAAAATACACCGGCCGGAAACCGAAGGCCTTGTAAAAGGTAAAGACGCCCTGCGCAGCTGGTGGCAGGATGCGTTTGACCGCTTGCCGACATTACACTATAAAGTGAAAACCCTCACGGCAAACAACTACCGAGTTTTTATGGAATACACCCGCACCGTTGACGGTGAACCCGACATGCAGGTTGCCGAAGTACTGGAGATTAAAGATGAAAAGATAGTTTTTAGCAGGGTATATCACGGTTAG
- a CDS encoding M3 family metallopeptidase, whose amino-acid sequence MTSYRKQQMKDGKRVAPVISIVCNFSKPVGNAPALLTFDEVTTFFHEFGHALHGLLSNVEYESLAGTSVFTDFVELPSQIMENWAAEPEVLKMYAKHYKTGAVIPDELIKKMQAARTFDQGFATVEYLAASYLDMAYHTQTEPLKQDPIAFEEAAMEKLGLTNAIIPRYRSTYFTHIFAGGYSAGYYSYIWSGVLDTDAFQAFKDKSLFDTATAKSFRTNILERGGTADPMVLYKNFRGAEPKIDALLKKRGLE is encoded by the coding sequence ATGACATCATACCGCAAGCAGCAGATGAAAGATGGCAAGCGTGTAGCGCCGGTTATCTCAATCGTATGCAACTTCTCTAAGCCGGTGGGCAATGCCCCTGCCCTGCTTACTTTTGATGAAGTAACCACATTCTTCCACGAGTTTGGCCATGCATTGCACGGACTTTTGAGCAACGTGGAATATGAAAGCCTGGCAGGCACCAGCGTATTTACCGACTTTGTGGAACTGCCATCGCAGATAATGGAAAACTGGGCTGCGGAGCCGGAAGTGCTGAAAATGTATGCGAAGCATTATAAAACCGGTGCCGTTATCCCGGATGAATTGATCAAAAAGATGCAGGCTGCCAGGACTTTCGACCAGGGATTTGCCACGGTAGAATACCTTGCAGCGTCATATCTTGACATGGCTTACCATACGCAGACTGAACCGCTAAAGCAGGACCCGATAGCCTTTGAGGAAGCTGCCATGGAGAAGCTTGGCCTTACAAATGCTATTATTCCACGTTACCGCAGCACCTACTTTACGCACATATTTGCTGGTGGTTACTCTGCAGGCTATTACAGCTATATATGGTCGGGCGTGTTGGATACCGATGCTTTCCAGGCATTTAAAGATAAATCGTTATTTGACACTGCTACGGCAAAATCGTTCCGCACCAACATACTGGAGCGCGGTGGCACAGCCGATCCAATGGTGTTATATAAAAACTTTCGCGGAGCCGAGCCTAAGATTGATGCGTTGTTGAAGAAAAGGGGGTTGGAGTAA
- a CDS encoding M3 family metallopeptidase, with protein MKKAFLTITLIATPLMSFSQENKAVATGNNPLLTSYSTPYEVPPFHLIKNEHFKPAILEAIRIHDGEIKAIAESKAAPTFENTIVAMENAGTLLNRVNTVFSNLNGANTNDDLQRIAKEVAPEQSKHLDNIFLNEKLYARVKKVWDEQKKYNLNGEQARMLERKYKAFLRSGANLDAKGKERLREINKELSVLSLKYGENVLAENNAYQLVIDKKEDLAGLPADLISAAADEAKAKGKPGKWVFTLHNASVMPFLQYADNRELRRQIWTAYQKRGNNGGATDNKAGAVQMANLRNEKARLLGYKNHAAFVLEERMAQTPEKAYALLDQLWKPALAKAKAEEADIKKLMAADGIKGDVQPYDWRYYTEKIRRQRYALDEEELKPYFSLENVRNGIFKVTENLYGLQYRQLKDVPKYHEDVTVWEVTEKDGKHIGLLYMDMHPRESKKGGCLDDIIPQAADERWQACSAGYLNRMQLL; from the coding sequence ATGAAAAAAGCGTTTTTAACCATAACCCTCATAGCTACACCTCTTATGTCTTTCAGCCAGGAAAACAAAGCCGTTGCAACAGGCAATAACCCGTTGCTCACTTCTTATTCAACACCCTATGAAGTCCCGCCATTCCACCTGATAAAAAATGAACATTTCAAGCCTGCAATCTTAGAGGCAATCCGTATACATGATGGTGAAATAAAAGCCATCGCAGAAAGTAAAGCTGCACCTACCTTTGAAAACACAATTGTAGCCATGGAAAATGCAGGCACACTCCTGAACCGGGTGAATACTGTTTTTAGTAACCTCAATGGCGCTAATACTAATGATGACCTGCAGCGTATAGCGAAAGAAGTAGCGCCTGAACAAAGCAAGCACCTGGATAATATTTTCCTGAATGAAAAGCTGTACGCCCGTGTGAAAAAGGTATGGGACGAGCAGAAGAAATATAACCTTAATGGCGAACAGGCCCGTATGCTGGAACGCAAGTACAAGGCATTCCTCCGCAGCGGGGCCAACCTCGATGCCAAGGGTAAAGAACGCCTCCGCGAGATAAATAAAGAACTGTCTGTACTATCCCTAAAGTATGGCGAAAATGTTTTGGCAGAAAACAATGCCTACCAGCTTGTAATTGATAAAAAAGAGGATTTGGCGGGATTGCCTGCAGACCTTATAAGCGCTGCTGCAGATGAGGCGAAAGCAAAAGGCAAGCCGGGTAAGTGGGTCTTCACGTTGCACAACGCCAGCGTAATGCCTTTCCTGCAATATGCTGATAACCGTGAGCTACGCAGACAAATATGGACTGCCTACCAAAAGCGCGGCAACAACGGCGGCGCAACCGACAATAAGGCAGGTGCAGTACAAATGGCGAACCTACGTAATGAGAAAGCAAGGCTGCTGGGATATAAAAACCATGCTGCTTTTGTTTTGGAAGAGCGTATGGCACAAACTCCCGAGAAGGCCTATGCCCTGCTTGACCAGCTTTGGAAACCGGCTTTAGCCAAAGCAAAGGCTGAAGAGGCCGACATTAAAAAGCTGATGGCTGCTGATGGCATTAAAGGCGATGTGCAGCCATATGACTGGCGCTATTATACTGAGAAAATACGCAGGCAGCGTTATGCGCTGGATGAAGAAGAGCTTAAGCCTTATTTCAGTTTGGAAAATGTGCGTAACGGAATTTTTAAAGTGACTGAAAACCTTTATGGGCTACAATACCGCCAGCTGAAAGATGTGCCGAAATACCATGAAGACGTGACTGTTTGGGAAGTGACGGAAAAAGACGGCAAACATATAGGCCTGCTGTATATGGATATGCACCCGCGTGAAAGCAAAAAGGGGGGGTGCCTGGATGACATCATACCGCAAGCAGCAGATGAAAGATGGCAAGCGTGTAGCGCCGGTTATCTCAATCGTATGCAACTTCTCTAA
- a CDS encoding pseudouridine synthase — protein MNKGNSKGPSKSTGAKKTTAAKKSAPAKKATDKRSAASAKPGVSAKKSGYPRPKPVADKPAPAKKPAVKANPDEMRLNKYIANSGMCSRRDADIYIQSGNVKVNGKVVTEMGYKVQLNDKVDFDGRVITPEKKEYILLNKPKNFTTSGDDEGDLRNVAELVRGATKAKLQPIGRMDKNTTGLLIFTNDTDMIRKFAQPNQKSPKIYQVSLDRNLKFEDLEKMSQGVTLDGHRLYIDEISYIDGEPKTEIGLKLRTPNVKVVRAIFESFKYDVLKVDRVSFAGLTKKNLPRGNYRFLTEQEIINLKNI, from the coding sequence ATGAACAAGGGTAACAGCAAAGGGCCGTCTAAAAGCACCGGAGCAAAGAAAACTACAGCTGCGAAGAAAAGTGCACCTGCAAAGAAGGCAACCGATAAAAGAAGTGCTGCATCTGCAAAACCGGGAGTGTCTGCAAAGAAATCAGGCTACCCGAGGCCAAAACCTGTTGCCGACAAACCTGCGCCTGCTAAAAAACCTGCTGTAAAAGCCAATCCTGACGAGATGCGCCTGAACAAGTACATCGCCAACAGTGGCATGTGCTCACGCCGTGATGCGGATATATACATACAGAGCGGGAACGTGAAAGTGAATGGCAAAGTCGTGACGGAAATGGGCTACAAAGTGCAGCTGAATGACAAAGTTGACTTTGATGGCCGCGTAATCACTCCTGAAAAGAAAGAATACATATTGCTTAACAAGCCTAAAAACTTCACAACATCAGGTGATGATGAAGGAGATTTGCGTAACGTTGCCGAGTTGGTGCGTGGCGCTACAAAAGCAAAACTGCAGCCGATAGGGCGTATGGATAAAAATACAACCGGATTGTTGATTTTCACCAACGATACCGACATGATACGTAAATTCGCCCAGCCCAACCAAAAGTCGCCAAAGATATACCAGGTGTCGCTTGACCGTAACCTGAAGTTTGAAGACCTCGAGAAGATGAGCCAGGGTGTTACGCTTGACGGGCACAGGCTTTATATTGACGAGATAAGCTACATTGACGGCGAACCGAAAACAGAAATAGGCCTGAAGCTGCGCACTCCGAATGTAAAAGTGGTACGTGCCATATTTGAAAGCTTTAAATATGATGTGCTTAAGGTTGACCGTGTATCATTCGCAGGCCTCACCAAAAAGAACCTGCCGCGTGGCAACTACCGCTTTTTGACGGAACAGGAAATCATTAATCTGAAGAACATTTAA
- a CDS encoding AsmA family protein, protein MNARVKKISLKVLKGLGIFIASVLLLLYLIPLLFPGQVAQQVKALANKSLAGELDFKESKLSFFTHFPSLTVSLDELSLMGSQPFAKDTLLRADQVAFGINLKRLIFDGEVKIDELYVSDAFINVMVDEKGQANYNVYIAPEDQPKDTLNEQGTAIKLDRIEFENCHVKYADRSAKVLVDAHGFNYIGRGGFSEAVFDLETDAEIDSVDFIYDNIAYLEKKRLRADLITRINTNSLSFILQKNELRINRLPVEFTGEFTILRDGYNINLDAKSEDNRLADLFSVLPPQYLTWMEDTRIKGRSDLNISFKGRYKAATNQQPNLGVSMKVRDGFIEYEDAPVPLSNLKLDLSAKLPALDVEQMEVYLKALDFNVGDKDSFHAFLQSKGMSKMQLKANVKGTLNLATLDQAIGLKDFDLKGNLKTDIEAEGIYDAEKRLFPKTKGGINLQNGWLKTKYYPNPITNIKFVVNADNAAGTFEGLKVAVTPASFVFEGNPVYVKAVLSDFDDTYYDLNAKGELNIGRIYKVFAQKGLDVEGYAKADVSLKGRESYATTGQYEKLNNKGNIILKNIKATSELFPKAFLIREGYFSFFQEKMFFDKFTAGYGKSDFAINGHLLNTINYFLESNGTLHGTFNMKSKLINVDEFMALEEGENTDRKADVETAKAQNPKQSGVVVLPTNLDVSLIANADKVEYTGLTLNKLIGKVGISKGKFLLENTTFNIIDCQVGIDAAYDDESPTSARFNAHLRAKDFDVKRAYNEIPLFREMVTAAEKAEGIISLDYKIAGDLDGNMSPIMESLEGGGTIFVRDVKVAGLKLFGGVSEKTGQDKLNNPNIKGIEVKTTIDNNLIQIDDFTFSVAGFRPKIQGTTSFGGILNIRMRLGLPPGGLIGIPIMIKGTHEAPEIKVFSKTYDKVEPAQYNEKTNTVIKKEQRVPK, encoded by the coding sequence ATGAATGCGCGCGTAAAGAAAATATCACTCAAAGTGCTCAAGGGCCTGGGCATATTTATAGCTTCGGTACTCCTCCTGCTTTACCTTATCCCGCTGCTCTTTCCGGGGCAGGTAGCACAGCAGGTTAAGGCGCTGGCCAATAAAAGCCTTGCCGGAGAACTTGATTTTAAAGAATCGAAACTGTCATTTTTTACTCATTTTCCGTCACTGACGGTTTCGCTTGACGAACTTTCGCTTATGGGTTCTCAGCCTTTTGCAAAAGATACACTGCTTCGTGCCGACCAGGTGGCTTTTGGAATCAACCTGAAACGCCTGATCTTTGACGGTGAAGTAAAGATTGACGAGCTGTATGTGTCTGATGCTTTCATTAATGTTATGGTTGATGAAAAAGGACAGGCAAATTATAATGTTTACATAGCGCCTGAAGACCAGCCTAAAGATACTTTGAACGAACAAGGCACGGCGATAAAGCTTGACCGTATTGAATTTGAGAACTGCCATGTGAAGTATGCCGACCGTTCTGCAAAAGTATTGGTTGACGCGCATGGGTTCAATTATATAGGCAGAGGCGGTTTCAGCGAGGCAGTTTTTGACTTAGAAACCGATGCCGAAATTGATTCGGTTGATTTCATTTATGATAATATCGCTTATCTTGAGAAAAAACGCCTTCGCGCAGATTTGATAACCCGTATTAATACCAACTCGCTATCCTTTATATTACAGAAGAACGAATTGCGCATTAACAGGCTGCCGGTTGAATTTACCGGGGAATTCACCATACTTCGCGATGGATACAACATCAACCTCGATGCAAAAAGTGAAGACAACCGCCTGGCTGACTTATTCTCTGTGCTTCCGCCGCAATATTTAACCTGGATGGAAGACACCCGGATAAAAGGCCGTAGTGACCTGAATATTTCTTTCAAGGGAAGATATAAAGCCGCAACTAACCAACAACCGAATCTGGGTGTTAGCATGAAAGTGCGTGATGGTTTTATTGAATATGAGGATGCACCGGTGCCGCTTTCAAATCTTAAGCTCGATCTTTCAGCAAAATTGCCGGCACTTGATGTAGAACAGATGGAAGTGTATTTAAAAGCGCTAGATTTTAATGTTGGCGATAAAGATAGTTTCCATGCGTTTTTACAATCAAAGGGGATGTCAAAAATGCAACTGAAAGCAAATGTTAAAGGAACGTTAAACCTTGCCACGCTTGACCAGGCAATAGGGCTTAAAGATTTTGACCTGAAAGGTAATCTTAAAACCGATATTGAAGCTGAGGGGATTTACGATGCTGAAAAACGATTATTTCCTAAAACAAAGGGCGGCATTAACCTGCAAAACGGCTGGCTCAAAACAAAGTATTACCCTAACCCAATCACAAATATAAAATTTGTGGTAAATGCTGATAATGCTGCCGGAACCTTTGAGGGCCTGAAAGTTGCGGTAACTCCTGCATCGTTTGTATTTGAAGGTAATCCCGTTTATGTAAAAGCCGTTCTCTCTGATTTTGATGACACTTACTATGACCTGAACGCGAAAGGTGAGCTTAATATTGGGCGTATTTATAAGGTCTTTGCACAGAAAGGCCTTGACGTTGAGGGTTATGCTAAGGCAGATGTATCACTGAAAGGACGGGAGAGCTACGCAACAACCGGGCAGTATGAAAAATTGAACAACAAGGGTAACATTATCCTGAAGAACATTAAAGCAACGAGTGAACTTTTCCCGAAAGCCTTTTTAATCAGGGAGGGATACTTCAGCTTCTTTCAGGAAAAAATGTTTTTTGATAAGTTTACCGCCGGCTATGGTAAAAGTGATTTTGCAATAAACGGACATTTGCTTAATACTATAAATTACTTTTTAGAATCGAACGGTACACTTCACGGTACCTTCAACATGAAGTCCAAACTCATAAATGTTGATGAGTTTATGGCGCTTGAAGAAGGTGAGAATACAGACAGAAAAGCAGATGTTGAAACAGCAAAAGCGCAAAACCCAAAACAAAGCGGAGTAGTGGTTTTACCAACAAACCTTGATGTATCGCTTATTGCAAATGCAGATAAAGTTGAATATACAGGCCTAACTTTGAATAAATTAATTGGGAAGGTTGGTATAAGTAAAGGTAAATTCCTGTTAGAAAATACAACATTCAACATCATTGACTGCCAGGTTGGAATTGATGCTGCATATGATGATGAATCACCAACTTCGGCGAGGTTTAACGCACACCTCCGTGCAAAAGATTTTGACGTGAAGCGCGCTTACAACGAAATTCCTTTGTTTCGGGAAATGGTAACTGCCGCAGAAAAAGCTGAAGGCATCATATCTCTTGATTATAAAATAGCGGGCGACCTTGACGGCAACATGAGCCCTATTATGGAATCACTTGAAGGCGGAGGTACAATTTTTGTTCGCGATGTAAAAGTTGCCGGGCTTAAACTGTTTGGCGGTGTAAGTGAAAAGACAGGGCAGGACAAACTCAATAACCCCAACATCAAGGGAATTGAGGTGAAAACTACTATTGATAACAATCTCATCCAGATTGATGATTTCACATTCTCAGTGGCCGGGTTCAGGCCTAAAATCCAGGGGACAACCAGTTTTGGAGGGATTCTGAACATAAGGATGAGGTTAGGATTGCCGCCGGGGGGGCTCATCGGTATACCAATCATGATTAAAGGCACACACGAAGCCCCTGAAATAAAAGTGTTTAGTAAAACATATGACAAGGTTGAACCTGCACAATACAACGAAAAAACAAATACAGTAATAAAGAAAGAACAGCGTGTGCCTAAATAA